Within Aricia agestis chromosome Z, ilAriAges1.1, whole genome shotgun sequence, the genomic segment CGTTGTAATGGTGCAAAAATAACTTTGACTCAAGCAGAAGACTTTTAATTAGAAATGTACTGTGTTAGTCAGTAACAGCacctaaattatttattacaaggaTTTAGTCTTGAGTTCAAGGTTTATTTGCTATTTGGAACTTAGTGTTGTGAGTAGTACAAAAAACAaacatgtattttattatgtttatttataactttattctatttattttaaatcttacCATAGTACAAACTAAGCATCAACTTACTTTTTAAAGATTGCACTTTTTATTGcaagaatttgaattttaaattgcTCTCATATCCACTGGTGCATAATATTGTtgacataatcataatattaaaattgaaattctGTATACCTCATAGTCTAAGCTAGCTTAAAATAAGCTCtgctgtgattatattatacaaatgtatatatttttgttaacaaTTATGTACATATTGCTGTATATAAAgtgtttgttatttatttaattatctgttttcttttttaaaacctatATTTGATTATAATCTAACGCAatttacaatcttacggtgacatatacattccaaactttcgcctttataatattaagtaggataAACACTCCTGTGGTCTTTTAGGAGATTCGCCCCTATTCTATGACGCCtaaaccatagtaaaaggaggggaagtaagttatcttcatacaaaggcatcgcgcgcggcttgtatgtgtgcgccatagtatcaatgcgtcgccacacgacacacaacaaaatctcggcggtaccaaccagcctagtaaaactcgccgagattttgttgtgcgCCGtatgtggcgacgcattgatactatggcgcacacatgtAAGCCGCGCGCGGCGCCTTTGTACTTCCTCTTCTTTACTATGCCTAAACCCCACTTTGCTTCATAGTTACAAATAACCTAAGACTGATTTGGTGTCAAGAATGGTTCCTCGGCTTGAGAGTTTCTCTTACTGAGGCTGCTTATGACATTCCGTACAATAGAATCCTCGAATATTCGCTCCGGCCATGACTCCGAGCGGCGGTTCCTTCCAAACTCCTGGACAGTCGGCATTCTACTGGCCCTAGGGGAACCGAAATTGGATCTAAAAGATCTCGTCCTTCGTTTCTGCAGATCTAGTAGTGAGTTCAGCAATTTGTCCAGTGTTGCTATATCTTGTACCATGGAGTTTTTGGCTTGTGTGTTGTAAGGTGTTGCCATCCCTGATTGTAAGCTCGATCTTGCAGATGGATGGAAGTTGGATTGGAGACCTATTGTGCGTATAACCtgaaatttatattaaagtgatTTACTGAATATTTTACCAGGGCCAGCGCGATAATTTGCGAATAGGTATACGCTTGTCATCATGCATCATCTGATTGATAGTATCTAATagtattttttctatttatatgaACAGAGTAGGAACAGAACTTCTGTTTTCAGCTACATGAACAGAAGTTGTACATATTGTATACTTGTGCACCATTAGGTATCTATATCATAGACATTTATGTGGAAATAATAGGTATTTATTTGTTTAGTGATCATAATCTACAATAATCTGAGCAGTAATAGCATCGCATAATCGAATGTAATTTCATTGTAATGTACAATTTGGCTCGCGACCAAATGAAAGTGACTGGCCATAAAATATGTGTTACTGCGTACTGCGTAGTGCGTATCTCCTACTGCGGATTATTCTATCTTTTGTCGATTGACTCTCATGAGAGTCTCATGAGAGTCAATCTTAAAATGAGTGTACTTAAAAGAAGTATCGTGTCTCATCATGAGACACGATATTCCAACTCCACTCATTTTAAGAGCGTGATtgaaattgaactttatttactactcaATAACGTACACACGTACACACTGCAAAAGTCGGATTAGTCTGTATATACTCGTACCTATACCGTCTGGTAATATTTCGTAGAATTTGATATGAGACGCAGTTTTATTTACTAGTCAAgaacatttaattacaatttgcAAGTCTCCAAAATTCGAATAGAACTGCGAATCAGATCGTCGATTCTGTATCTTTGactgtagtaaataaagttcaatttttagTAACATCTTTAAAATGGCTCGCCACGTTCATAGACAACTAAGGGGCTCCTAGACGATTAATTAAAATTGCTATTGCACAAAAAATGAATCGTCTAgggtagggaatgcaatcttggacCAAGATTGACTAGGTACTCAAGATCTTGGCGTCTTTTTTCTGAATCAAGATTGGTCAGTTCGAGATCTTGTTGAGATTCGGGTCGAGATCTTGGTCGCGAATCAAGATTTTCGGGATTTTCAAGATTGAGCAGAATAATTGAAAGAAAATGCGttttttttgctgcaaattgaTAGTATTACCAGTATTTCAATATGTAATGTTTCAAAGAAtttgtttttgagaaaattgggtattgttatataaattaaacataacaaactcagtttttacaaattcaagttttttgaaacataaaaatcggaAAATAGACAGataagcgcagacgacagactatccgtgacgcactttttagacctatgcaattgccaaattatatgcagtaacgcacatgacgcgcagcgcagacgtgtgcgcTACTGCATATATAATTTGGCTCTATTTctacggactaaaaagtgcgtcacagATAGTCTGTCATCTGCGCTTATCTGTCTACTATATCTGTGGTTCGCGCTTTGCAGCGCAGGTATGAACAATCTGAAAATCTAGATATCTTGTTACAATCTTGGACTATTTTGTCAAGATCGCGAACAGGATTTCAAAATTCAGGATTGATGGCTTTCAAGATTGATTCTTGGAAAATCACTTAAGATCTTGGtggaatcttgatcttgcaagatcaagattgcattccctagtctaggggcccgctaagataaagttaaattttgcatGTACCATTTTTGTACGTCCATGGTACCATCTTAAAAATTGGCTTGCCATGTCACATCTGTTATGAATTttccttaagagggcgactaacccaaaaaatcaatgctcacatcgtccttctctcttcacactcacgcccgtctttcatatgccaggtgaaaaagaacgacgcggattcatcgccaaattagttttttctaataactcgataaatatgcaacattttaaaaatccgctaggtcgatctctcaatgacagaattttatacaatgtgttaaaatattaacttagttcaatgcacggttacgacaataaatgaaaaattcgtgaaaattagatgcatctttgtgatttttttctatcgagaaaattttaagatatcgtgtttttgctcagatcggattctcggaaatataatgtagtatctaattttagaaaatgaaacaattcggggcttattttcaagtaaaaaaatgaattataaaatcgacattttagggttagtcgcccccttaaaatgTTCTAGAATAGAATACTAAAGATGCTAACCTCATCAGCGTTATGGCTCTGGTAGCTCATCCTCTTAACCTTCCTGTATGTCTCATCATCTAGAGCCTCCTGTACCGCCGCTTCCAACTTCTGTTTGACGCCttcctctgtttcttggctTAGATCTTCTAGCACCAGTCTGGAAAAGTTATTATGATTACTCGAGCGATGTGATAATATTGAGGGAGACTTATTGGAATGAGCTAGTTAAGCAAGTAGTTTTTAGACAATAGGCTGGTAAgttgtaagtacttataagccAATTCATAGAATTTAGAAagacattaattaaattatataaattataatgtcctAATCTGGTACATATTTCAGataggtaggtagtaggtacgtgcacactgcacagtgtACCTAACACACATCTAACTTGCTAAAGcccgacaacgcaaccacaccTTACTGAAATATATTTACGTAACTGAAAAAGTATAAGATTTAAGAAGCAGCTTTGCAGCCTAACCGGATATTAGGGAAGCACGGCCTTAAGAAAACCCCCACTTAGGTACTCAGTTCTCTCATCATCCTCCCTCAATGGTGTGCGCGGTTCGCCAATCGCCTCTCTCCTGTCCCTGATTTCTTGTTCCCAAAATCGCCGTACATCTGTTGTggaactatacagggtgtaacaaaaacaagtgataatactttagggtgtgtacgtgttccttgtagagatttcactgtgaaagtagcagcgctgaaagaccaaaattttttttcacttttgtatgggcaagggcccgagcgtctcgagtttccccatacaaaagtgaaaaatttttttggtatttcagcgctgctactttcacagagaactctctacagggaacacatacacaccctaaattattatcacttgtttttgttacaccctgtataagcagCGGCCGATCGCTTTGCAAATACACCGAGAAACCTACTTGGTGGACTACGCTAAAACGTTGGAAAACTTAGGGTTTCTGTGGGTTTACATGGGTATAACTTACTCAGTTCTCTCATCATCTTCCCCTCGCTGTTGAGCTCGGTTGGCCTCTCTCGCGACTCTAATATCCTGCTCCCAGAACCGTCTTAGATCTGGTGTGGAAGTGTAAGGTGCTGCCACCTCCTTGATCTTGAGAAATATGATGGCGGTGATGAATATGCAGATCACATTGACAATGGTGAGACAACAGCTGACGATGCCTAAAAGACAAAACAAGAGCTTAAGGAGAAACTTCTccacaaggtgtaaaaaaactaagtgataatactttaaagtttagggtatgtatgtgtagcttatattattatgtaagtatagaaaatttGTATGGGGGGCTTTCCCCagtgtcatgaattttcccatgttccaaaagttaaaaaagtaactctttcagcgctgctacttttacagtgaactctaaagtattatcattattcacctaattgttacaccttgtacaaGGTCCtaattacacctaccgagtattAGAGTGGCTCGTTACTCTACTCGCTGCGCGCTGTAATCTGCAATAATctaaatacttttattgttcTTTAGCAATTTCGAGAGCTGCAATAGCTTTGACTCTGAGCCATTGCTACAAGTCTCATCTCGCGTTTTAGTTCTAACCATTTTTCAAAGGATTTAAGACTGTCTGAGCAGTGAGCTAGACTGTATTTCTCAATTAAGTATTGCAGAAAGGGTATTAAGACAAAATATTAACACACACgtataatcttaatatatatatttcttgtgtgcaaTGTgtccaattttgatgaaattttttgtgtgtgttcgtggagattcgagaatggtttagatttacagtttggtctactgggaAATGTTTTtccaattaatttcttatttatagggagttgttgattttggaatgttttacattagatccggcggacggcgctatcatcgcattcaatattattctatttcaattttagtttgtcctgacagatggtgctacgattaatttgaaaaaaattttgttattcaattcatgtgctgattaaaatattaaataaataacacataggctacaattttaaccgactttcaaaatgggggaggtgttatgttcgttttcttatattcaacgattactccgccgtttgttaaccgattttcaaaatttttcttttggtatatagggtatcatcccaatttggtattatattcagaaaagtggtgatctgatgaaggacccataagtaatcgagggaactcctcaaaacttatagggaaacatatggtgacttcggtttcgtgagaagtattctaagcatatgctaccaacaagtaagattttgcaccgagatatacctggtataccgtggttcggaaggtgctgagagaattcctgattctttatagatacaagtttgggagtttcggcgttgttttaagaacagaaagcatatgctactatgcaaattacattcttcatcatcatcatcatcatcatcactaccatattataccatttcatagtcttttagatcgagactcgagtttgtcaagcgataattaaaaaaaatctatatctacctaatattataaacctgaagagtatgtttgcttgaacgcgtcaatctcagaaactacaggtccgatttaaaaacttatctcagtgttagatagatcatttatcgagtaagactcatcatttatcgagaaggttatattatattattactctaagactaatacgacagaagaaactcaggaaaatgtgggaaaaacgggggaaatattttttatgggaaaatgtacctacggattctgtaaaatttctaatttacgcgggcgaagccgcgcgggacatctagtattatatataatattatacgtgtgtaacatataatattatattatctcatAGGTCAACTATAGGacaactagacgttccgcgccgCTTTGcccacgtaaattagatatttcacagacaaattagtccacaaaaaatagtctGTGATCCTTtccgtggtctacttcttatcagctgtgccaaataacagaaaaattgctccagtagttcgtgagataagccctttcaaataatttcccccgttttttccacattttcctctatttcttcgctccttttagtttaagcgtgatgaaatatagcctatagctttcctcgataaatgggctatctaacactgaaagaatttttcaaatcggaccagtagttcctgagattagcgcgttcaaacaaacaaacaaacaaactcttcccaattataatatcttatattataatattaataagtatagattataatattagtatagataaaaaagtaaagtatagaagtatggataAATACCCGAGCTAAAATaagggacagcataggctaacCCGCCCTATGTTACTCGTAGCCTATGCCGCCCCTTATTTTCGCCGCTCTGGGCAAGTGCTCGGCTCGCCCCGTCCGGTGACAGGGTCCTGAATCGTGATAATATGTGATACAGTTGATCCAGCGCTTATTTTTATCAAGTTTAAACTAGCtcgcttttttaataaaataagtgggcaaacgtgcaaacgggtcacctgatgtaaagcaacttccgtcgtccatggacactcgcaacatcagaaatgctgcaggtgcgtaaattgcgttgccagccttttaagaggtaatagggtaggggagggtagggaagggaatggggtagccggtaggggattgagcctccagtaaactcactcactcggcgaaacacagcgcaagcgctgtttcacgccggttttctgtgagcccgtggtatttctccagtcgagccaacccattcatgccgaagcatagctctcccacgttaggAAGCTTGCAGGAAGCGCTACTCTTACCGTTGACGGCGAACTCTATGGGCAGGTAGTCGTGGTATAAGGGCTCGTAGGACGAGTTGCCGGAGTAGGGCTCGCCCTTTATGTGCGGGATCTTCACACCCGGGTACAGCAGCCAGATACACGCTAGCGCCCAGAATAGGCCCTGgataaataaaaggttttttaaatgaaaatatgatCCATAAAACGAGTGAAAGTTAGGCTGAGGTAATGCTATGCGTATACAGTATACTTAGACAATCCCAACACCAAGGGTAAGATGCGTTCCCTGCGTTATTTACTTGTGAACTACGCGTAAGTTTTCAGATAGCATTAGTTACAACATACATGTGAATAAAATCTATTTCtctattctaaaaaaaatatcaaacagCTCGCATActtagtaatattagtatgttaagggcctgtttcaccacttcctgataaggctatccaccaattaacttgacagatcaagtatggagaatcttttaaaaaagttgtgaatagcctattaggcattttatcagaaagtggtgaaacaggccctaagtataatattttatttacttacctaatattaCTGAAAGTATAGACCATAAAGACATCTTTCAGCAATTCACTTGTAGGTTTTTTAGAGCTATAAGCCTATACTGCCTACTTGCCTAGTTCCTTTTTATCAAACTTTTGCACATCTACCATGTACTTACACAATTAACCACCGGTGGCAGTAGTGAGGCGGATATGGCGATGCCTATGAGTGGTCCCGCGCTGCCCTGCAGCAGGGCGAGAGCCACTCCCGTTCCTGAGGTCAGGGCCCACAGCACTCCCATCCAGAGGGAACGGACGTTGCCCCtgaatatgtattatgtaatttactCACTTATATTATGACCTCCTtaattaactcataatttatcAAGGTTTAGGGGTGTCTGGCAGGGGGTAGCAACCGTCACAAGTCGATCATCTGGCTATGAAAATTGAGATTTCTAAAGGTATCCTGAAGGAAACACAAACATATTAAGCCCTATACTTTAACGAAAGTTAGGTACTATTTTATatatgcccttccaatcccaccacacacacagcatcaccttgttgtgTAACCCGGGTTTTcaccacagtctgtgaagccttaccggcctttgaccacgatctttttcgcacgttcttgtcgtacgtgatcctcttttcatcaccagttatcagcttcttcaaaaatggttcagTTTTATTACGTCgaaataaagaatcacaaatgagtacacggttcattaggtttctcagtgagctcatgaggcacccaaatatcaagcttttttgtgtacccagcttttttcaaatgcgccaaaaccgttttgtggtcaattcccagttcttcagctacatcgtaactaatAATCGGCATATTATCCTTCTATGTATCTTGCTccacttaatttttttacgtccgtggctccactttttcaaaaatgtcagttttgtccgtaatagggcgaccagagcgacgtgcatatttgatatcaaaatttccggatttttttcgcggcttgtattgcatttttaccttttttgtaataacattttaaaatgtatcgaatttcttcattagtatcacaaatttttaacaatgagaaaaacaaaatatgaaaatctcacataaattacctaatttgaatttgtaattgtcttctgtaaaattaaaacttttaatgataacaaaatcagccagatatatggtccgtcaagaaagtgaagaaattataaACTGGAAAAGCGATTTAATCcgtccatcgtgggtatcgcagacacaatttttggccGGCTGCAgcttggggcttgataggttaaaaTTATGAAGCAACAAAATATTGAATCACGTCAAAAGCGCGTAAAACTCTATGTAGAGCGGAACATGAGTCATGACCCTGTTGTTCTATTGCACTATGTCAACAATGTGCTCTTAGGCCTTACCTAGACTTCATCTCCTCAGTGGGCCAGTCGCCGAAGCCCCAGGGCATCTCGGTGGTGCCGAGTATGAGGCCGAATATGAACCCAAACAGCAGCGATAGGAACATGCCCAGGACGAGGCTCTCGAAACCGCTGCGGACTAGACTCCTGGGAATATCATTATTAGTTAATCTTTGTGGAAAAAGACAaataaggaaatatattttttagtatttctattttctaacaATATCCCGCGAAATTTAACAAGTTTCAAAActtacattaagggcctgtttcaccacttcctgataaagtgccgaatattTGAAAGATTTCCCATACTTGCCGGCCCGAATagcttatcaggaagtggtgaaacaggccctaaggttCGCATTAGAGCACCGCTTTCCCCCA encodes:
- the LOC121738506 gene encoding uncharacterized protein LOC121738506 isoform X2, which gives rise to MKSIPIHFTQNYYGETYSPTLTNITESDEFIPMENILEELLKRCHIEHAVWTSDKPGNFHHVVFPVAAGDECETVLHCLTQLGIGVRHKSIVSVVPCSVVHSAKERAIDDDTTVLRKNEEARRWRSFVESIRSKLTVKQVVDGVRGGGELSFDYLTLIITADSLAALGLVENNASNIVAAMLVSPLMGPVMSITFGTIISDRSLVRSGFESLVLGMFLSLLFGFIFGLILGTTEMPWGFGDWPTEEMKSRGNVRSLWMGVLWALTSGTGVALALLQGSAGPLIGIAISASLLPPVVNCGLFWALACIWLLYPGVKIPHIKGEPYSGNSSYEPLYHDYLPIEFAVNGIVSCCLTIVNVICIFITAIIFLKIKEVAAPYTSTPDLRRFWEQDIRVAREANRAQQRGEDDERTELVLEDLSQETEEGVKQKLEAAVQEALDDETYRKVKRMSYQSHNADEVIRTIGLQSNFHPSARSSLQSGMATPYNTQAKNSMVQDIATLDKLLNSLLDLQKRRTRSFRSNFGSPRASRMPTVQEFGRNRRSESWPERIFEDSIVRNVISSLSKRNSQAEEPFLTPNQS
- the LOC121738506 gene encoding uncharacterized protein LOC121738506 isoform X1 — encoded protein: MPSSVIFIVYIPTSNFEHILKYGKPKAEDPDCQLQVELRNKKMKSIPIHFTQNYYGETYSPTLTNITESDEFIPMENILEELLKRCHIEHAVWTSDKPGNFHHVVFPVAAGDECETVLHCLTQLGIGVRHKSIVSVVPCSVVHSAKERAIDDDTTVLRKNEEARRWRSFVESIRSKLTVKQVVDGVRGGGELSFDYLTLIITADSLAALGLVENNASNIVAAMLVSPLMGPVMSITFGTIISDRSLVRSGFESLVLGMFLSLLFGFIFGLILGTTEMPWGFGDWPTEEMKSRGNVRSLWMGVLWALTSGTGVALALLQGSAGPLIGIAISASLLPPVVNCGLFWALACIWLLYPGVKIPHIKGEPYSGNSSYEPLYHDYLPIEFAVNGIVSCCLTIVNVICIFITAIIFLKIKEVAAPYTSTPDLRRFWEQDIRVAREANRAQQRGEDDERTELVLEDLSQETEEGVKQKLEAAVQEALDDETYRKVKRMSYQSHNADEVIRTIGLQSNFHPSARSSLQSGMATPYNTQAKNSMVQDIATLDKLLNSLLDLQKRRTRSFRSNFGSPRASRMPTVQEFGRNRRSESWPERIFEDSIVRNVISSLSKRNSQAEEPFLTPNQS